In one uncultured Fretibacterium sp. genomic region, the following are encoded:
- the mreC gene encoding rod shape-determining protein MreC — translation MLDRRQIREWIHSLTALILGLVLLAAGSSLGVSKQIVGLWGEVLSIPELPAVHLRALLRDGWLWAREKSALQREIERLRDENAKFRILEAAMANERLSSDLDARMGGARVTLRAPLSWWHEIRLDKGERNHVSVGLPIFQNGYLIGRVTSVSLFSSWAELLTSPSLMIPVVIEETRDLGVVVGDGNGSVLLDYIPSGRGNMAGMKVSTALIGEQLPPGLPIGRIKEEVEVSGSGYVTYRLEPGADLTRFYDVSILSPALFSPSKRPR, via the coding sequence GTGCTTGACCGGCGCCAGATCCGTGAGTGGATTCACAGCCTGACGGCGCTCATCCTGGGGTTGGTGCTGCTGGCGGCCGGCTCTTCCCTGGGGGTGTCCAAGCAGATCGTGGGGCTTTGGGGTGAGGTCCTGTCCATACCGGAGCTTCCGGCCGTGCATCTGCGGGCCCTTCTGAGGGATGGATGGCTTTGGGCCCGGGAGAAATCGGCGCTCCAGCGTGAGATCGAGCGCCTGCGGGATGAGAATGCGAAGTTTCGCATCCTGGAGGCCGCCATGGCGAACGAGCGTCTCAGCTCCGATCTGGACGCCAGGATGGGCGGGGCCCGGGTGACCCTGAGGGCGCCCCTGTCCTGGTGGCACGAGATCCGCCTCGACAAGGGGGAGAGGAATCACGTCTCCGTGGGGCTGCCGATCTTCCAGAATGGATATCTCATCGGGCGCGTCACCTCGGTGTCGCTGTTCTCTTCCTGGGCGGAGCTCCTGACCTCGCCATCCCTGATGATTCCGGTCGTGATCGAGGAGACTCGGGACCTGGGGGTCGTTGTGGGGGATGGGAACGGTTCGGTCCTCCTGGACTACATCCCCTCGGGAAGGGGCAATATGGCCGGGATGAAGGTGAGTACGGCCTTAATCGGCGAGCAGCTGCCCCCGGGGCTGCCCATCGGTCGGATCAAGGAGGAGGTAGAGGTCTCCGGGAGCGGGTACGTCACCTATCGCCTGGAGCCCGGGGCGGACCTCACGCGGTTTTACGACGTCTCCATCCTCAGTCCCGCGCTTTTTTCCCCGTCGAAGAGGCCCCGCTGA